One genomic segment of Pandoraea thiooxydans includes these proteins:
- a CDS encoding DMT family transporter, whose protein sequence is MAYAYLLIAIVAEVIATSSLKAADGFTRIGPSLLVVAGYGVAFYCLSLTLRTIPIGITYAIWSGLGIVLVSLVGWLVYHQRLDAPAIVGMALIVSGVLVLNLFSKAGAH, encoded by the coding sequence ATGGCTTATGCCTACCTGCTGATCGCTATCGTCGCCGAGGTGATCGCCACTTCCTCGCTCAAGGCGGCCGACGGCTTCACACGCATCGGGCCGTCGCTGCTGGTTGTCGCCGGCTATGGCGTGGCGTTCTATTGCCTGTCGCTGACGCTGCGGACAATCCCGATCGGCATCACTTATGCAATCTGGTCGGGGCTGGGTATCGTGCTGGTGTCGCTGGTCGGCTGGCTCGTTTATCACCAACGGCTCGACGCGCCGGCCATCGTCGGCATGGCGCTGATCGTCAGCGGCGTACTGGTGCTCAACCTGTTTTCAAAGGCCGGCGCGCACTGA
- a CDS encoding UxaA family hydrolase, whose amino-acid sequence METLVLLIKPQDDVAIARNALAAGTALAELDGIVARDAIPAAHKIAVRAIAEGAPVRRYGQIIGFATRAIEPGEHVHVHNLSMGTFDRDYAFGSDVKAVVPAPEPATFLGIRRADGRVATRNYIGVVSTVNCSATVSKLVARHFAAPGKLDAYPNVDGVVPITHSFGCCIDHNGEGIQQLRRTLGGFVKHPNFAAVLVIGLGCEANQMGALFLAEGVNAGPTVVPLVMQELGGTQKTVDAAIAAIDAMLPAANQVKREPLPVSHLNIALQCGGSDGYSGITANPALGAAVDLLVQHGGTAILSETPEIYGAEHLLTRRAISREVGEKIVERIHWWEDYAQREKGSIDNNPTPGNKAGGLTTILEKSLGAVAKSGSTPLTGVYRYAEPIDTHGLVFMDAPGYDPMGATGQIASGANLVVFTTGRGSCFGAKPAPSIKVATNTPMFNRMRDDMDVNCGDIMDGGATVMQKGEEIFHAILRVASGEQSKSEALGVGDEEFVPWMIGAQM is encoded by the coding sequence ATGGAGACGCTGGTTTTGCTGATCAAGCCGCAGGACGATGTGGCGATTGCGCGCAACGCACTGGCCGCCGGCACGGCCCTGGCCGAGCTGGACGGCATCGTCGCGCGCGACGCCATTCCCGCGGCGCACAAAATTGCGGTGCGCGCGATTGCCGAGGGCGCGCCGGTGCGCCGCTACGGGCAGATCATCGGCTTCGCCACGCGTGCCATCGAGCCGGGCGAGCACGTTCACGTGCACAATCTGTCGATGGGCACGTTCGACCGCGACTATGCCTTCGGCAGCGACGTCAAGGCGGTGGTCCCGGCCCCTGAGCCGGCGACGTTCCTGGGTATTCGCCGGGCCGACGGGCGGGTTGCGACGCGCAACTACATCGGCGTAGTCAGCACGGTCAACTGCTCGGCGACGGTCAGCAAGCTGGTGGCCCGGCATTTTGCCGCACCCGGCAAACTCGACGCTTACCCGAACGTGGATGGCGTCGTGCCCATCACCCACAGCTTTGGCTGCTGCATCGACCACAACGGCGAAGGCATCCAGCAGTTGCGCCGCACGCTGGGCGGCTTCGTGAAGCATCCGAACTTCGCTGCCGTGCTGGTGATCGGCCTCGGCTGCGAAGCCAATCAGATGGGCGCGCTGTTCCTGGCCGAGGGCGTCAACGCCGGGCCGACAGTAGTGCCGCTGGTCATGCAGGAATTGGGCGGGACGCAGAAAACGGTCGATGCCGCTATTGCGGCAATCGACGCCATGCTGCCGGCGGCCAACCAGGTCAAGCGCGAGCCGCTGCCGGTCTCGCACCTGAACATCGCGCTGCAATGCGGGGGGTCCGACGGCTATTCGGGCATTACCGCGAATCCGGCGCTGGGCGCGGCAGTCGACCTGCTGGTGCAGCACGGCGGCACGGCGATTCTCTCGGAGACCCCGGAGATCTACGGCGCGGAGCACCTTTTGACGCGCCGCGCGATCTCGCGCGAGGTGGGTGAAAAAATCGTCGAACGAATTCACTGGTGGGAAGATTACGCGCAGCGCGAAAAAGGCAGTATCGACAACAACCCCACGCCGGGCAACAAGGCCGGCGGCCTGACCACGATTCTTGAGAAATCGCTCGGCGCGGTGGCCAAGAGCGGCTCGACGCCGCTCACCGGCGTGTACCGTTATGCCGAACCGATCGACACGCACGGGCTGGTGTTCATGGATGCCCCGGGCTACGATCCGATGGGCGCAACCGGCCAGATCGCCAGCGGCGCAAACCTGGTGGTGTTTACCACCGGCCGCGGCTCGTGCTTCGGCGCCAAGCCCGCGCCCTCGATCAAGGTGGCGACCAACACGCCGATGTTCAATCGGATGCGCGACGACATGGACGTCAATTGCGGCGACATCATGGACGGCGGCGCGACCGTCATGCAAAAAGGCGAGGAGATTTTTCACGCCATCCTGCGCGTGGCCTCGGGCGAGCAAAGCAAGAGCGAGGCGTTGGGTGTCGGCGACGAGGAATTCGTGCCGTGGATGATCGGCGCGCAGATGTAG
- a CDS encoding FadR/GntR family transcriptional regulator: MTTPTVARGLLGRVVKDLENRILEGSWRERTRLPSERALAESHGVSRATVREAIQRLVARGLLETRRGSGVFVVGAQPARASAPWLQLIAQSAPMRSDTLEFRLIFECASARFAAERASADELAEMADILERMKKAVHARKVDEEAATDAAFHAALARASHNIMLDHFHASVITLLREHIISNTYDAARDSANARQRALARLAQHQRVFDAVRARQPQAAFEAMREHLDFVGRQFPGDG, translated from the coding sequence ATGACCACCCCCACCGTTGCTCGAGGCCTGCTCGGGCGCGTCGTCAAGGACCTGGAAAACCGGATTCTCGAAGGCAGTTGGCGCGAGCGCACGCGCCTGCCGTCCGAACGCGCGCTGGCCGAGTCACATGGCGTCTCGCGCGCCACCGTGCGCGAGGCGATCCAACGGCTCGTCGCGCGCGGCCTGCTCGAGACCCGGCGCGGCAGTGGCGTGTTCGTGGTCGGCGCGCAGCCGGCGCGGGCGAGCGCGCCCTGGCTGCAACTGATCGCGCAGAGCGCGCCGATGCGCTCCGATACGCTCGAATTTCGCCTCATCTTCGAATGCGCGTCGGCGCGTTTTGCCGCCGAGCGGGCGAGCGCCGATGAGTTGGCGGAGATGGCCGATATTCTGGAACGCATGAAAAAAGCCGTCCACGCACGCAAGGTGGACGAGGAGGCGGCGACCGACGCGGCGTTCCATGCGGCACTGGCGCGCGCGTCGCACAACATCATGCTCGATCACTTCCACGCGAGCGTGATCACATTGCTGCGCGAGCACATCATCAGCAATACCTATGACGCCGCGCGCGACAGTGCCAATGCGCGCCAGCGGGCGCTGGCCCGGCTGGCGCAGCATCAGCGCGTGTTCGATGCGGTGCGCGCGCGCCAGCCGCAAGCCGCCTTCGAAGCGATGCGCGAACACCTGGATTTCGTCGGCCGTCAGTTTCCCGGCGACGGCTGA
- a CDS encoding aldo/keto reductase — MKTVKLGSTGVDISRICLGCMTYGVPERGNHPWTLPEAPSRALIKHALDAGINFFDTANSYSDGTSEEIVGRALRDYAARDELVVATKVYFPMSKAPNGGGLSRKAIMQSIDASLKRLGMDYVDLYQIHRWDYHTPIEETLEALHDVVKAGKARYIGASSMYAWQFAKALHVSDRHGWTRFVTMQDHYNLLYREEEREMHPLCADEKVGVVPWSPLARGRLTRAWDASTERIASDAYGKSLYGASADADRAVIEAVAQVAERRGVPRAQVALAWVLSKSVVSAPIIGASKPQHIDDAVAALSLTLTDEEIALLEAPYVPHRVVGFA; from the coding sequence ATGAAAACCGTCAAACTCGGCTCGACCGGCGTCGACATTTCGCGCATCTGCCTCGGCTGCATGACCTACGGCGTGCCCGAACGCGGCAATCACCCATGGACCTTGCCGGAAGCGCCCAGTCGCGCGCTCATCAAGCACGCGCTGGACGCCGGCATCAATTTTTTCGATACCGCCAACAGTTATTCGGATGGCACCAGCGAGGAGATCGTCGGCCGGGCGTTGCGCGACTATGCCGCGCGCGACGAACTGGTGGTGGCCACCAAGGTGTACTTTCCGATGTCGAAGGCGCCCAATGGCGGCGGGCTCTCGCGCAAGGCCATCATGCAGTCCATCGATGCCAGCCTGAAACGGCTCGGCATGGACTACGTCGACCTCTACCAGATTCATCGCTGGGACTATCACACGCCGATCGAGGAAACGCTCGAGGCGCTGCATGACGTTGTCAAAGCCGGCAAGGCGCGCTACATCGGCGCCTCGTCGATGTATGCGTGGCAATTCGCCAAGGCGCTGCATGTGTCCGACCGGCACGGCTGGACGCGCTTCGTCACCATGCAGGATCACTACAACCTGCTGTACCGCGAAGAAGAGCGGGAGATGCATCCGCTGTGCGCGGACGAGAAAGTCGGCGTAGTGCCCTGGAGTCCGCTCGCGCGCGGTCGTCTCACGCGCGCGTGGGACGCGAGCACCGAGCGCATCGCGTCCGATGCCTACGGCAAGTCGCTTTACGGGGCGAGCGCCGACGCCGACCGGGCCGTTATCGAGGCGGTGGCGCAAGTCGCCGAGCGGCGCGGCGTGCCGCGTGCGCAAGTGGCACTGGCGTGGGTCTTGAGCAAATCGGTCGTGTCCGCGCCGATTATCGGCGCATCGAAGCCGCAGCACATCGACGACGCCGTCGCGGCCTTGTCGCTCACGCTTACCGACGAAGAAATCGCGCTGCTCGAAGCGCCTTACGTGCCGCACCGCGTGGTCGGCTTCGCGTAA
- a CDS encoding aspartate/glutamate racemase family protein — protein sequence MSEHIGIVACSAEGAALCYRTICSEGAQWFGPHGHPEISMHTPSLAEYVECLERNDWQGVCELMLASANKLASIGADFLICPDNTIHQALPLIASRSPLPWLHIAEVVAGEAAARGCRRVGLTGTRWLVDSDTYPEKLAERGIDYVRPSDAERDEINRIIMDELVNGVFTPEAVAAFQRVIGRMKQAGCDAVILGCTEIPLIISDANSPLPTFDSTRLLAKAALRRAAYA from the coding sequence ATGTCTGAACACATCGGTATCGTCGCTTGCTCGGCCGAGGGCGCCGCGCTGTGCTATCGCACCATCTGCAGCGAAGGCGCCCAATGGTTCGGGCCGCACGGCCATCCTGAAATTTCGATGCATACGCCGTCGCTCGCCGAGTATGTCGAATGTCTCGAGCGCAACGACTGGCAGGGCGTGTGCGAGTTGATGCTGGCTTCGGCCAACAAGCTCGCGAGCATCGGCGCCGATTTCCTGATCTGCCCCGACAACACCATTCACCAGGCGCTGCCGCTGATCGCCTCGAGGTCGCCGCTGCCCTGGCTGCATATTGCCGAAGTGGTGGCCGGCGAAGCCGCCGCGCGCGGCTGCCGGCGCGTTGGCCTGACCGGAACGCGCTGGCTGGTCGACAGCGACACCTATCCGGAAAAACTCGCCGAGCGGGGCATCGACTACGTGCGTCCGAGCGATGCCGAGCGCGACGAAATCAATCGCATCATCATGGACGAATTGGTCAACGGCGTTTTCACGCCCGAGGCGGTCGCTGCCTTCCAGCGCGTGATCGGCCGCATGAAGCAAGCCGGCTGTGATGCCGTGATACTCGGCTGCACCGAAATTCCGCTGATCATCAGCGATGCCAATTCACCGCTGCCGACCTTCGACTCGACACGCCTGCTGGCCAAGGCGGCGCTGCGCCGCGCGGCATACGCATGA
- a CDS encoding LysR family transcriptional regulator produces the protein MAATKRGAIMQKTLPPEDTGDYDALLDGLPTAPASASRAAVPPITRLDFFSLKLFADVVELRNMTKAAERNYLAASAASKRISDLEEMFSTQLLYRLARGVEPTPAGYVLYRHAQSTLGGLRQLNAELSEYAQGVRGQIRVFASLAAVIQFLPDDLAKFRESHPDVRVDLQEQSTSDTLESVTSGLADIGIVSPVVEYPDALQFWHYRATRLVLVTPAVHPLAKRKSIKFFEALEHEFVSLTNGGGWDRLVTQAANAYNQIVRTRVRVGSYDAACHMVRAKLGISIVPGEIAAGYSKSLGVKMIRLDEPWAELSLDMCVRDYKTLAVPARLFIDHLLGRKPGG, from the coding sequence ATGGCTGCCACCAAGAGAGGTGCGATCATGCAAAAGACACTTCCGCCGGAAGACACTGGCGACTACGACGCATTGCTCGACGGCTTGCCAACGGCGCCCGCATCGGCCTCGCGCGCGGCGGTGCCGCCGATCACGCGGCTCGACTTCTTTTCGCTCAAGCTGTTCGCCGACGTGGTCGAGCTGCGCAATATGACCAAGGCCGCCGAGCGCAATTACCTCGCTGCCTCGGCGGCCAGCAAGCGCATTTCCGATCTGGAGGAGATGTTCAGCACGCAGTTGCTGTATCGCCTGGCGCGCGGCGTGGAGCCGACGCCCGCCGGCTACGTGCTGTATCGGCACGCGCAGAGCACGCTGGGGGGGTTGCGGCAATTGAATGCCGAGCTCTCCGAATACGCGCAGGGCGTGCGCGGGCAGATCCGCGTGTTCGCCAGCCTGGCCGCGGTCATTCAGTTTCTGCCGGACGATCTCGCCAAATTCCGCGAGTCGCACCCGGATGTTCGGGTCGATCTGCAGGAGCAGTCGACCTCCGACACGCTGGAGTCGGTCACCAGCGGGCTGGCCGATATCGGTATCGTCTCGCCGGTGGTCGAGTACCCGGATGCGCTGCAGTTCTGGCATTACCGCGCCACTCGCCTGGTACTGGTGACGCCGGCCGTGCACCCGCTGGCCAAGCGCAAATCGATCAAGTTCTTCGAGGCGCTCGAACACGAGTTCGTCAGCCTGACCAACGGCGGCGGCTGGGACCGGCTCGTCACGCAGGCCGCCAACGCCTACAACCAGATCGTTCGCACCCGCGTGCGGGTCGGCAGCTATGACGCCGCGTGCCACATGGTGCGCGCCAAGCTCGGCATCTCGATCGTGCCTGGTGAAATCGCGGCCGGCTACAGCAAGAGCCTGGGCGTCAAAATGATCCGGCTGGACGAACCCTGGGCCGAACTTTCGCTGGACATGTGCGTGCGCGACTACAAAACGCTGGCGGTGCCGGCGCGTCTGTTCATCGACCATCTGCTGGGGCGCAAGCCCGGCGGCTGA
- a CDS encoding ABC transporter ATP-binding protein produces the protein MHEPLVKVDDAARYFDVSASWLDRLLQGKQRSTLRAVDGVSFDIARGETLALVGESGCGKSTIARLLVGLYGLTRGAIHFEGQPIAALATREGRHLRQRLQMIFQDPYASLDPRWRVGRIIAEPLQAHCPDMSRAEMEQRVDELLGLVGLNAADKVKYPHQFSGGQRQRISIARALATQPEFLVCDEPTSALDVSVQAQVLNLMKDLQQRMGLTYLFISHNLAVVHHIADRVGVMYLGRMVEIAPKRELFAHPRHPYTRMLLDAIPDLNMTGKARTPVAGEVPNPLNPPPGCTFHPRCPHANERCRREAPAPLLHGATTVACHAVQEARL, from the coding sequence GTGCATGAACCGCTGGTCAAGGTCGACGACGCGGCGCGCTATTTCGACGTTTCCGCTTCGTGGCTCGACCGGCTGCTGCAGGGCAAGCAGCGCAGCACGCTGCGGGCGGTCGACGGCGTGTCGTTCGACATCGCGCGAGGCGAGACCCTGGCCCTGGTCGGCGAATCCGGCTGCGGCAAGTCGACCATCGCGCGACTGCTGGTGGGCCTGTATGGACTCACGCGCGGTGCGATTCATTTCGAGGGCCAGCCGATCGCGGCGTTGGCCACGCGCGAGGGCCGCCATCTGCGCCAGCGCCTGCAGATGATCTTTCAGGACCCATACGCCAGCCTGGATCCGCGCTGGCGGGTCGGACGCATCATCGCCGAACCGCTGCAGGCGCATTGCCCGGACATGAGCCGCGCCGAGATGGAGCAGCGGGTCGACGAATTGCTGGGTCTGGTGGGGCTGAATGCCGCCGACAAAGTGAAGTATCCGCACCAATTCTCCGGCGGCCAGCGCCAGCGCATCTCGATTGCCCGCGCGCTGGCCACCCAGCCCGAGTTCCTGGTGTGCGACGAACCGACCTCGGCGCTGGACGTGTCGGTGCAGGCGCAGGTGCTTAATTTGATGAAGGATCTGCAGCAGCGCATGGGGCTGACCTATCTGTTCATCTCGCACAATCTGGCCGTGGTGCACCATATCGCCGATCGCGTCGGCGTGATGTATCTGGGCCGCATGGTCGAAATCGCGCCCAAGCGAGAGTTGTTCGCGCATCCGCGCCATCCGTACACGCGCATGCTGCTCGACGCGATCCCGGACCTGAACATGACCGGCAAGGCCAGGACCCCCGTGGCCGGGGAAGTTCCCAATCCGCTGAACCCGCCGCCGGGCTGCACCTTTCATCCGCGCTGCCCGCACGCCAACGAGCGCTGCCGCCGCGAGGCGCCGGCGCCGCTGCTGCATGGCGCGACCACTGTCGCATGCCACGCGGTACAGGAGGCGCGACTATGA
- a CDS encoding ABC transporter ATP-binding protein has product MSTQATPLLEVRELRVEFPTRHGVLTAIDQVSLSIAPGEVLGVVGESGAGKSLTGAAIIGLLEAPGRIAGGEIRLNGRRIDNLPYEQMRRIRGREIGAIFQDPLTSLNPLYTVGRQLIETIQTHLDLSRGAAKKRAIELLESTGISAAKERIEHYPHQFSGGMRQRVVIALALAAEPKLIIADEPTTALDVSVQAQIITLLKTLCREHGTAVMLITHDMGVIAETADRVAVMYAGRVAEIGRVAEVIHRPRHPYTAGLMASIPSIAREVERLPQIDGAMPLLNAIPPGCAFNPRCRERFAPCAVRRPELFPAGDSQAACWLHEPRAVEPAPSC; this is encoded by the coding sequence GTGTCAACCCAAGCAACACCGCTTCTCGAAGTGCGCGAGCTGCGTGTCGAATTCCCGACTCGCCACGGCGTGCTCACAGCCATCGACCAGGTCTCGCTATCGATCGCACCGGGCGAAGTGCTCGGTGTGGTCGGCGAGTCGGGCGCGGGCAAGTCGCTTACCGGCGCGGCCATCATCGGCCTGCTCGAGGCGCCGGGCCGCATCGCCGGCGGCGAGATCCGCCTGAACGGGCGGCGCATCGACAATTTGCCGTACGAGCAGATGCGGCGCATCCGCGGACGCGAGATCGGCGCGATCTTTCAGGATCCGCTGACGTCGCTCAACCCGCTGTACACGGTCGGGCGCCAATTGATCGAGACGATCCAGACCCATCTCGACCTGAGCCGCGGCGCAGCGAAAAAACGCGCCATCGAATTGCTCGAGTCGACCGGCATTTCGGCGGCCAAGGAACGCATCGAGCATTATCCTCACCAGTTCTCCGGCGGCATGCGGCAGCGCGTGGTGATTGCGCTGGCGCTGGCCGCCGAACCCAAGCTGATCATTGCCGACGAGCCGACCACCGCGCTCGACGTGTCGGTACAGGCGCAAATCATCACGCTGCTCAAGACGCTGTGCCGCGAACATGGCACCGCCGTGATGCTGATTACGCACGACATGGGCGTGATCGCCGAGACAGCCGACCGCGTGGCGGTGATGTATGCCGGGCGCGTCGCCGAAATCGGCCGCGTGGCCGAGGTCATCCATCGGCCGCGCCACCCCTACACGGCCGGGCTGATGGCGTCGATCCCGTCGATCGCGCGTGAAGTCGAGCGGCTGCCGCAGATCGACGGCGCCATGCCGCTCCTGAACGCCATACCGCCGGGCTGTGCCTTCAACCCACGTTGCCGCGAGCGCTTCGCGCCGTGCGCCGTGCGGCGTCCCGAGCTGTTCCCGGCGGGCGACAGCCAGGCAGCATGCTGGCTGCACGAGCCGCGGGCGGTCGAGCCGGCCCCCTCTTGCTGA
- a CDS encoding ABC transporter permease: MGLGQVSVSVAAGKSLLSRCRDSDLFHSFVRSPLAMVAALIACVMIVAAVFAPWVAPHHPFDLSTLNLNNALLPPAWVSHGQWTFFLGTDDQGRDVLSAIIYGSRISLFIGVVAVLLSLVFGVGLGLLSGFSGGALDAVIMRVADVQLSFPSILIALLVDGIARAIFPHELHDLIAFPVLILSISLAGWPQYARTVRGSTLVEKHKEYVQAARVMGISSPRIMFRHVLPNVLGPVLVLATVHVATAIITEATLSFLGVGVSPTSPSLGTLIRTGNDYLFSGEWWITIFPGLALVLLVLSVNLLGDWLRDALNPKLQ, from the coding sequence ATGGGTCTCGGTCAAGTGAGCGTGAGCGTTGCCGCCGGCAAGAGCCTCCTGTCCCGCTGCCGGGACAGCGATCTCTTCCATAGCTTCGTGCGTTCGCCGCTGGCGATGGTCGCGGCGCTGATCGCATGCGTGATGATCGTCGCCGCGGTTTTCGCGCCCTGGGTCGCACCGCACCATCCGTTCGACCTGAGCACGCTGAACCTGAATAACGCCCTGCTGCCCCCGGCCTGGGTCTCGCATGGTCAATGGACGTTTTTCCTGGGCACCGACGATCAGGGGCGCGACGTGCTCTCGGCCATCATTTACGGCTCGCGCATTTCGCTGTTCATCGGCGTGGTGGCGGTGCTGCTCTCGCTGGTGTTCGGCGTCGGCCTGGGATTGCTCTCGGGTTTTTCCGGCGGCGCGCTCGATGCCGTCATCATGCGCGTGGCCGACGTGCAGTTGTCGTTCCCGTCGATCCTTATCGCGCTGCTCGTCGACGGCATCGCGCGGGCGATCTTTCCGCACGAATTGCACGACCTGATCGCGTTTCCGGTGCTGATCCTGTCGATCTCGCTGGCGGGCTGGCCGCAATACGCGCGCACGGTGCGCGGCTCGACCCTGGTCGAGAAGCACAAGGAGTACGTGCAGGCCGCCCGCGTGATGGGCATTTCGTCGCCGCGCATCATGTTTCGCCACGTGCTGCCCAATGTTCTGGGGCCGGTGCTGGTGCTGGCGACCGTGCATGTGGCCACCGCCATCATCACCGAGGCGACACTGTCGTTCCTCGGGGTCGGCGTATCGCCGACGTCGCCTTCGCTGGGCACGCTGATCCGCACCGGCAACGACTATCTGTTCTCCGGCGAATGGTGGATCACGATTTTCCCCGGGCTCGCGCTGGTCCTGCTGGTGCTGTCGGTCAACCTGCTCGGGGACTGGCTGCGCGACGCGCTCAACCCCAAACTGCAGTGA
- a CDS encoding ABC transporter substrate-binding protein, whose product MKFSHHFRYHCRALALAASLGLALGTAAHAATLKFANQGDALSLDPYSLDETQQLSLLGNVFEPLVGRGKKLELVPVLATDWKQTAPTVWRFDLRKNVTFQDGTPFTADDVIFSLKRAQDTGSDVKTFVQQIAEIKKIDDHTIDVITKQPFPILPQMITQWYIMSQKWCEANNAVHPADKAKKVENAASFKADGTGPYEIASREPGVRTVFERNPHYWGKIEGNVDKAVFTPISNGATRVAALLSGQVDLIEPVPLQDVPRIKANPDLKMLHGPELRTIFLGMDQKRDELLYSNVKGKNPFKDKRVRQAFYQAINIDLIKRVVMRGAATPTNLLLGPGINGFSPALNKRLPYDPAASKKLLAEAGYPNGFEVGMNCPNNRYVNDAQICQAVAQMLAHVGVKVDLTVEPKATYFPRILSHNTSFYMLGWSPSSYDAQNVLNALVATPDPKVGQGQFNIGGYSNPKVDQLTHEIASESDPAKRNQLIAEALKLTSDDIAYLPLHQQALAWGVKKDVHVVQVPDDNFFLKWVSVK is encoded by the coding sequence ATGAAGTTCAGCCATCATTTTCGGTATCACTGCCGCGCTCTGGCGCTGGCAGCCAGCCTGGGCCTGGCGCTGGGTACCGCGGCACACGCCGCCACGCTCAAATTCGCCAATCAGGGCGATGCGCTGTCGCTCGACCCCTATTCGCTCGACGAGACGCAGCAACTCTCGCTGTTGGGCAACGTGTTCGAGCCGCTGGTCGGACGGGGCAAGAAGCTCGAACTGGTGCCCGTGCTGGCCACCGACTGGAAGCAGACGGCTCCGACCGTGTGGCGCTTCGATCTGCGCAAGAACGTGACATTCCAGGACGGCACGCCATTTACCGCCGACGACGTGATCTTCTCGCTCAAGCGCGCGCAGGATACCGGCTCCGACGTCAAGACCTTCGTGCAGCAGATCGCCGAGATCAAAAAGATCGATGACCACACGATCGACGTGATCACCAAGCAGCCGTTCCCGATCCTGCCGCAAATGATCACGCAGTGGTACATCATGAGCCAGAAGTGGTGCGAGGCGAACAACGCCGTGCATCCGGCCGACAAGGCGAAAAAGGTCGAGAACGCCGCGTCTTTCAAGGCCGACGGCACGGGCCCTTACGAGATTGCCTCGCGCGAGCCGGGCGTGCGCACCGTATTCGAGCGCAACCCGCATTACTGGGGCAAGATCGAGGGCAACGTCGACAAGGCCGTCTTCACGCCGATCTCCAATGGCGCGACCCGCGTCGCCGCGCTGCTCTCGGGCCAGGTCGACCTGATCGAGCCGGTGCCGTTGCAGGACGTGCCGCGCATCAAGGCCAATCCGGATCTGAAAATGCTTCATGGCCCGGAGTTGCGCACGATTTTCCTGGGCATGGACCAGAAGCGTGACGAACTGCTCTACTCGAACGTCAAAGGCAAGAACCCCTTCAAGGACAAGCGTGTGCGTCAGGCGTTCTACCAGGCGATCAACATCGACCTGATCAAGCGCGTGGTCATGCGCGGCGCGGCGACGCCGACCAATTTGCTGCTCGGCCCGGGCATCAATGGCTTCTCGCCGGCACTCAACAAGCGCCTGCCGTACGACCCGGCCGCCTCGAAGAAGCTGCTGGCCGAAGCGGGGTATCCGAATGGCTTCGAAGTCGGCATGAACTGCCCGAACAACCGTTATGTCAACGACGCGCAGATCTGCCAGGCGGTCGCGCAAATGCTCGCGCACGTTGGCGTCAAGGTCGATCTGACGGTCGAGCCCAAGGCGACCTACTTCCCGCGCATCCTGTCGCACAACACGTCGTTCTACATGCTGGGCTGGTCGCCGAGCAGCTATGACGCGCAGAACGTGCTCAACGCGCTGGTGGCCACGCCCGATCCGAAAGTCGGCCAGGGCCAGTTCAACATCGGCGGCTACAGCAACCCGAAGGTCGATCAACTCACGCATGAGATCGCCTCGGAAAGCGACCCGGCCAAGCGCAATCAGTTGATCGCCGAAGCACTCAAGCTCACCTCCGACGACATCGCCTACCTGCCGCTGCACCAGCAGGCGCTGGCGTGGGGCGTGAAGAAGGATGTCCACGTGGTGCAAGTGCCCGATGACAACTTCTTCCTCAAATGGGTCTCGGTCAAGTGA